The Podospora pseudoanserina strain CBS 124.78 chromosome 7 map unlocalized CBS124.78p_7, whole genome shotgun sequence region TTTGTCGCACAAGCagtgatcatcatcatccaatCTCTGTCTCTAATCCGGCTTGCTTCGCCATCCCGACGCTTCCTGAACCAATCACATCTGACCTCGATTTGGAAAGCTGTGGACCACGCCGCCGCTGCGCTtttctctccacctcctcggaTGCCCCTCCAATGTCCACCGGGTGGCAGAAGCTGAAATGGGGAGGACAAGACAGCTGTCGAAGCCCAATGCGAGGTATCTCGTGTGCTGCGGGATGGGGCGTCGGAAACCGGGGTGCCACGACATTCGGAGTGAGCATCTCAGCAGATATCAATGTTTCCGGGGCCTTGTTTTCCGGATCAGGTCTTTCCATACCCTGCTGTACTTGTGCCTATCTGTCGCGTTTTCTCTCCACCTTACCGACGACGTCTTCTCACTTTGTGGCCATGTGTTGACACGTTTGTTTTTCTATTTTCCTTCGAGCGATAACCCGGAAGTCGCACAACCTAGACTTCCCTCCTTCCTAGTTCCTACCCACGAACTTGCCTCACTCAGGCTTTGCCTCTACGCGCCTTCCCTTCTCGAACTTCGGACCATCGGCCCCACCGGCTCGGGCGGCCGCTGACGTAAAGAGCAGGAGAGATGCTTTCCCGACGGCTTCAACCTCTCGTCTTTCTCTTGTTGATATCATTCTTGTCCCTGTCAGTTTTTGCACAGTATGATCCAATCAAGGATTTCTGCCGACGCCATGGACATCAGTCGGCCGTTGTCGACAATCGACTGTACATAGACGGCGGGTTGGTGAACTGGAAGCCATTcacctcgtcgtcttcaAATTACACAAGTATGTTTGATCAGCTTTGCTCTTAACAAAATAGACCTCTTCTGATGCCTACATACCTACCATCCAGATCCGTTCCTTATCTTTAGCGATCTCAGCACTGAGACCAAGGATATGCCCACGCTGCATGCCAACCTTTCCAAAAATGCGACAGTTCCAAGCGTCATGGGCGGCAAGTTGTGGGAGGATTCGGTCAACAAAAGATTGTACTTGTACGGCGGCGAAACCTACCAggcacccccaaccaacTTTCTCCTCTACGCCTATGACATTCTTAAGGACAAGTGGGATTCTTTCGGCCCGCCAACTGGAACGGCAGCTATCATCCCAACGAGCTTTGGAGCCGGTGTATCGATTGCGGCACGAGGAGAGGCGTATTATTATGGCGGCTTTCATAACAATGGCTCCGTTCCGGGCTGGACAGGGCCGCCGCGTGCATCTAACAGACTGATCAAGTACGACATGGACAGCAACGCATGGAGCAATGTGACCGGCCCTGATGACGTGAGAAGGGCCGAAGGCGAGATGGTCTTTCTTCCCGTTGGTGACGCCGGCATGCTTGTCTATTTTGGTGGTAGTCAAGACTTGTACGGCAATGGGACCTTGACACCCGAGCCTTTGGACACCATCTTTCTCTACGACCTTGCTAACTCGAAATGGTATGCGCAAAAGGCAACTGGAAGGATACCAGAGAGTCGACGTCGATTCTGTGGAGGTGCTACCTGGGCTCAAGATCAGTCCAGTTACAACATGTTTGTGCTTCCAGCTACTCCCAAATCTGTATCACCTAGAGGCTGACGATCTGTAGCTACATTTATGGCGGTTCCGGCTTCCCTCCAAGCACGGCAGGATTCGATGACATCTACGTCCTAACCATCCCGAGTTTCCAGTGGATCAGGGGTCCATATCCAAAGGACAGCAATGTCACCGGTCCGTTTCCAAAGAACATGATGAGCTGCAATGTTGTCAATAATGCTCAGATGGTCATCATCGGCGGCTCGAACTCCAACGCAACAGGTTACGAATGTGACGTAGACACGGTTGGGGGGCAGCACAACATGAATCTTGGTGAGGAGAACCCAGAGAATGCCATTTGGGCAAGATACCAACCAAAGCTTACGACATATGCCGTGCCTACTTTCATCATGTCGGCCGTGGGTGGCCGTAACACCGGAGGAGCTAGGGTTCTCACACCGTCCGGCGGCTTCAACGCGCCAGATCTCTCGGTGTTGATGACCAGGAAAGCCGTCATATCAACTCGAACACCTACACGAGACGTCAGTCCTGCCACTTCCTCGCCTGCCCCGACCGGAGAAGGCGAACCCGCACCACCGTTGAGCCCCGGAGCCATTGCAGGGATTGCCGTCGGAGGCGCCGTGGTTCTCATCGCCCTTCTcgccggctgctgctgtttcATCCGTTATCGCCAAAAGCACTACAAGGGACCtcgccagcccaaccaaGCCATCCCCCCTCACGGTTGGGGACCATCCGGGCCCCTCACGCCCGCATCTCCAGCCGTCACGCAAATTTCCTACGCCCACACCGTTCCAACCCAACCGCAGTCGCCGGTGATGCTCCCATCGGTCCCGGTATACCCCCCAGCAGAACTCGGCGCCAATGACAATTCCCATTATCGGACAGCGAGAACAAGCCCAGCGAGTATGGCAGCGAAGCACGACAGCTCACCCTGGGGCACGCACGCGTCAACGCCGCAGACATTGGAGCCACCAACTCCGGCAAGCGGGCCTTATCCGGCACGATCCCCGTCGTACACAGAGCGGGATCCGAGAGATGTGCAACCGGGTGCTCCGTACTGGTCTACGACTCCGCCACAGGTACAGCAACCACAGTTTCGACCAACGCAGGACGCCCAGGGTGGGAACGCGTGGTTGGGTGTTCAGCAGACATGGCACAGGCCAGGATCATCTCATTGAGAACCGAATGTTGTGATATATCTGAGACGAGAAAGAGAGGTGTTATGTTTCATGATGTCGTGCATGAGTTTTGGTATATGGGTTTCTTGGTTTGGATTTCACACATTTTATAGTCATCTTGACCCGGAGGTATGGTATAGGGTGTATGCTGTATAGTAGTAGCACATATGGCTTTTTATCAATGGAGAGACGGTTGATGATTCACCATTTTTTGCCTAGAGTTGGGTAACATTCCAGTGAGGCATCATTACAATTGCAGAAAAATCCCGCCCTAAAAATAGTTCCCACGTGGTATGAAATGTCTCTGGAGGTGCCAAATTCGGAATCAACTGTTTTTGGTAACCTGTGTCGAGAAATCGGTTGGGTAGAACATGGATAGGGGCAAAAAAAGGGGTTGATTGGCCTTGGCAAGTGGAGAAAGGTAAAAAGCTAAAAGTGTACTCTCCCGCCGGGAATTGAACCCGGGTCTCGAGCGTTGTTGACTGgatgacaagctcacatacTGACCACTATACTACGGAAGATGTACAGGTGTTGAGCACCTGTCGTAGTGAGAGGATTGGTTGCAAGGGAAGGGCGGAGGTAGTATATAAGAGGGGAGCATACACGATCCCGTCCCTTGAACCACTTTCGCGATCCACCTCCAGCTCAGGCCTTCCTCGTCAGATATGGAGTGAAGCAGTGCAATCTTTCAGCGATGAAGTGCGCTGGACACAATACATAGGCCGGCACTGGGTTTGGTGGCCCAGTTGTTGCCTCCGAGTTATTATCGCCAAGTGGACCCCTTTGTCTTGACGTCATGGCGCCCCATTCTAGACTTTCTATCAAAGCCAAGGGTTTCGATCAACAATAGTGACGACGGGTGACGGGTTGAGTCTCGGAGCCACGGAAGAACACCTTactgttgatggtggtcagCAGTGGCGGTTACCGTCATCATCTAGTTGAACGAGAGTAAACTGGGGACGTCGGTTTGTGTTGGGGGAGAAAGTGAAACGCCGCAGCAAGTAGCTGCTGCGATATGTATAGGAGAACCCTATCTAAATCGACCTGGTAGGAATAGTTGAATATCCTGTATGCTGAGATTGCATCCGTTGAAGCAAATAAcccctcaaatccctccAAAAGATGTCATATATCCATATGGTCAAGTCATCAAGacccagaaaaagaaacaagaaacccAAAAAGTCGCACCGTACACCCGGGGCTCACGTTGGAGACCCCATAAACTCCAACGCTTCCAACTCGAAAAAAGACGAGTCATCACAAAACCTTGTGCATGTGCCATCTTTCAAACACTAAGCCCAGGCTCCAACTAAACTCATGCAAATCGCGCCAAAAAGCACAAGGAAGCAGGCCGCAACCCGCTTGCGACCGCGGAGGGTAGCCCAGCTGTCATCACTGAGAAAGTCCTCCGCCAGCAACTCGATAAGGGCGGCAAAAACAAGCAGTCCCGATGAGATGGCGTTCATGGTTCCCACCAAGATCAGGCCAAACTCAGAGTCGGGGGCGTAAAGCGTGTGGGTGGCTAGACCAATTGCTTGACCAATAGGTGTCCTGAACACGGCACCGTTAGCTTCATCTTCTGTTGAACACACCGGCTGTTTGACAATAACACTTACGTGCATCCATAAGCTAACACCATGAACCATGGCTGCAACATCCCCTTTTGCCAGTTGATAGAGGCAATACGAGCTCCCAATGCGAGACCCTCAAACGTTTCTGCAATGATGTGTTAGCATTCTTGTAGTTTCGAGACAAACAGGAAAGCGTTTGCTACTCACGGTGAAAGGCAACAGCAATTAACAAGACCACAAAGTTGCCGCCGACGGCGACACTTAACGCCATACCAATGAAAATACTGTGAAACAAGATGCCGACCTCGAGAAGCATGCACTGTaagatcttcttcttgtgtAGCTGCTCCTCAGTAAGGCCGACTTGCTGGGATTCCACAGCGCTCCCAAGCAGTTCCTTAGACCTCATCTTCTCATCTGGGGAAACGGCCGGGGTTTCACGCCCAACCGCCACACTCTCCTCGGAAAcaggctcaacaacagcctggCTTCCCCGGCGAGTGGTCCCCGAAGGCCTCGTGATAGCAGCCAGTACTGGTGCCTGGGAACAGTGGCCACCAAAGGACGTAGACCGGTGACGATGGGGAGGCTCCTCTTGCGCCTGTGACCCATCACTGTCCTCGACCTGTCTCCCAGGACGAGGGGTGTACTGACGAGCAGGGCTAAACACCATCTCGATGACGGCCACGAAGAAAATTCCAAGCAGGGCAATAGCCCCCGGCATAGCGGGGTAGTCATCAGTccagaagctggagaggCAGGGGTCGCCAAGAGAGATGAAAGCCGTCGGGAGGAGATGCACGAAAGCGGTGGCGAGCAGGACACCGGTACCAAAATGACGAACAGCGAAAAAGAAGCGCTTGGGGATGCGAATGATGGGAAACTTGAGGGCGATCATGGGCAGAGCGCAAGCCAGTCCGgagacggcgaggatgatAACCAGGGCGCCCACATGAAGCGGCATGTTGTAGTCGGCGGTAGCATTGCCATTTGTACCGCAGCGACCATTGTCCTGGCGCTTGGTGAGCTGCTTCAAGAGCAGAGAAGATTCGCGGGTAACAACAGCAATGGAACTGGCGGTGGTCGTCTCGACGGGATGACCACCCGAAAACAGGACCGGTACACCGTGTCCGGCAACGTGCACTATTGTCGACACAGCGACAACAGAGAGAAGCCATCCAATCCAGCCCGAGGGGGGCCGGATCAGAGGCTGGGAATGACAGGCTCGGCCTTCACCACCTAGCACTGTCTGGGGGGCTGCAATGGGCGGATCTGTGATGATTTTTATGTCAGTGACGTTGAAACAGGATGCCAGCTGTgtcgaaaaaaaagggacaaCTTACGACCGCTCATTGCAGAGGGATTGGGCCCCCAAGCGCGGGTTTGCTTGTCGCAATTTTTGATAAAACTCCCCTTCTCGTCATTTAATACCCCAAATGCACTGGCTGCCCCTCCTGATGCGCCATTGCGCTGCTCGCGGGCGTTTGCGATGCCATTGAGGTCCTCGCAAGTGGTGAGGTCGGGAGCGAGAAACGGCGGGTTCTGGTTCCAATCAGGATGCTCAAAGTCATCGTCTGTTCTCGAAGGGCGGTTCATGATTGGTCTTTTGGTAGGGTCTGCTATGGTTTCCGTATATCAATGGGGGTTCTGTTCGAGCGGTCTGCTACACAAAACAATCGCACGGCGGAGTATCAGAGACTTGACGGATTGTGGCTTCTTTAAGTACTTATGTAAACGAGTAAAAAGACCAAACACTGGATGACTGACGAGCTGACTGGGATCATTTCTTGATGAACAAAAATCGATCCGCTTGCAAATGACAGCAGGTGGGGCACGGCTGAAGGGGCCAGCCCACGCTGCCCACCCGTGGCAGTGGTGTCCTTGAAACAAACCCGCCTGCAAGAACGCATCCGACAGCAATACGCCCTTAAAGCGAGCTCCCTATTGGGCAGCTCCTCGGGACCACAGCGGTGAGGTGTGGGGTCGGAATGTTACGGAGCGTGTGCCAAGATCGATACGAACTGCTGCGACACTCGCTCTACGGTTTGCTGTCTTGTCAGGTTCTTGGAGGACGACGGGATGCAGTCGTGAGTGTAGGTAGGCGAGGTGCCCAGCCCTGGTAGAGGTGCTGCGAAAATTCAAAAACCTTCTAGAGCATCTCAGTGGATTCCAGGCCTTGTCAGTGCTAAGAATATCGgaagcaccttgatggctgccccaagcccaagaccaaGCGGCATGTGATTGGATGCTCCGGAATATGCATGACAAGCATCTGGTCATGAGACCAACACAACCTGCAAGAAGGTTGTCCGTGCCCAATCTCCACCGGGTTAGGGTTTTCTGTGCACTTTCCGCATTAGGGCAGCCACTTACACCGATTTTTTGCTTCGCCAGAGACTGAGAGGACTGCCCGCActtatttatattattatctCCATACCAATACACCATGGCGCCATCTTCAAACATTTGAGATCCTGTCTTACACTGTCAGTGACAGTAAGATGAAATGGGGGCAGTCCGTCTCTCTGCCGTTTGCGCcgtccccctcccgcccctgcAACAACCAAACTCCATGGTGGACCTCGACGTTCCGTAGGGCTGTTTCTTGCAATTGCGTGCCCACCACGGGATCGCCGTCGGCAAAGGGCCAGCATCTTTCCCCATATCAAATTTTCTGGGGTAACGGGGGCGGGAATGGATCCCCGGCCAGCTCCCGAGATCCCCCGGCCAAGACCCGATGGCCGGCATGTGCTCGGCAACTCTGCAGCCCCTGTTCCGGAAGCCACCGGTGACACGGATGTCGTTGAGGCTCATCCACAAATCACAGCTGCGTCCGGAGGTGTAGTCGGCGGATGCCGGAATCACATCCTGCAAGCTTCCAGGTCGCCTTATCGTTGCTGCATCTACCATGGTTTCCGCCGGTGCTGCCCCAAAGATTGTAGCCAGGCACGATAATCAGGGCTGATTGGTGTGTTACATTGGTCTATATCCTATCATCGTCTATGTTTGGGGATTGCCGGGTAGTCTATCTGGCCACATGGCTTAGTTTCGGAGTGGTTTGCCGCCATTGTCACACTAGCAGCACATTGTATTCAACGACGGCAATTCCAAATCCTCTACTATCTTCAAAAACAAGCTATGCATTAATAAAGTTATGATTAGGATCCTACGCTGCAGTCTCCATTTGTTGTTCAACAATGCGATTAGCAAGCTTCCACTTGTATGTTTGCTAGCCTTTGCCTGACCAGTTGTTTAGTAGTTCATCATGGTCGACCCCCCCTTTGCCTCGTACTGGTCGATCTGTCTATATGACTTTAGTCATCTCACAGGTCCTCACACTCAACGATATTATCCTGCCAATCATGGGCAGCAAAACAGACTGATATATGACTGGTATCAAGACATCGGTAGTCTCGGCGTTCATCCCAGTTTTCTTTCAGGGCTTTCTATGAATCTTTCATACCTCCGAGATGTTTCCTCTTGACGTATCTGGTCGCACAGAAGGCAGAGATGTATAGAAAAACACTTTGAAGTCAAAGGGTAGCTCCGAAATGATGGTCTATGCCAAACGGGTTTTTGACTGAGGCCCTCCTGGCTATGTGATGAGGCATAGAGAGATCTCGTTGGCTGTGATGATTTGGTCTCGGCATACCGTAGGTAA contains the following coding sequences:
- a CDS encoding uncharacterized protein (EggNog:ENOG503NY7Q; COG:S) yields the protein MLSRRLQPLVFLLLISFLSLSVFAQYDPIKDFCRRHGHQSAVVDNRLYIDGGLVNWKPFTSSSSNYTNPFLIFSDLSTETKDMPTLHANLSKNATVPSVMGGKLWEDSVNKRLYLYGGETYQAPPTNFLLYAYDILKDKWDSFGPPTGTAAIIPTSFGAGVSIAARGEAYYYGGFHNNGSVPGWTGPPRASNRLIKYDMDSNAWSNVTGPDDVRRAEGEMVFLPVGDAGMLVYFGGSQDLYGNGTLTPEPLDTIFLYDLANSKWYAQKATGRIPESRRRFCGGATWAQDQSSYNIYIYGGSGFPPSTAGFDDIYVLTIPSFQWIRGPYPKDSNVTGPFPKNMMSCNVVNNAQMVIIGGSNSNATGYECDVDTVGGQHNMNLGEENPENAIWARYQPKLTTYAVPTFIMSAVGGRNTGGARVLTPSGGFNAPDLSVLMTRKAVISTRTPTRDVSPATSSPAPTGEGEPAPPLSPGAIAGIAVGGAVVLIALLAGCCCFIRYRQKHYKGPRQPNQAIPPHGWGPSGPLTPASPAVTQISYAHTVPTQPQSPVMLPSVPVYPPAELGANDNSHYRTARTSPASMAAKHDSSPWGTHASTPQTLEPPTPASGPYPARSPSYTERDPRDVQPGAPYWSTTPPQVQQPQFRPTQDAQGGNAWLGVQQTWHRPGSSH
- a CDS encoding uncharacterized protein (COG:P; EggNog:ENOG503NY83), whose translation is MNRPSRTDDDFEHPDWNQNPPFLAPDLTTCEDLNGIANAREQRNGASGGAASAFGVLNDEKGSFIKNCDKQTRAWGPNPSAMSGHPPIAAPQTVLGGEGRACHSQPLIRPPSGWIGWLLSVVAVSTIVHVAGHGVPVLFSGGHPVETTTASSIAVVTRESSLLLKQLTKRQDNGRCGTNGNATADYNMPLHVGALVIILAVSGLACALPMIALKFPIIRIPKRFFFAVRHFGTGVLLATAFVHLLPTAFISLGDPCLSSFWTDDYPAMPGAIALLGIFFVAVIEMVFSPARQYTPRPGRQVEDSDGSQAQEEPPHRHRSTSFGGHCSQAPVLAAITRPSGTTRRGSQAVVEPVSEESVAVGRETPAVSPDEKMRSKELLGSAVESQQVGLTEEQLHKKKILQCMLLEVGILFHSIFIGMALSVAVGGNFVVLLIAVAFHQTFEGLALGARIASINWQKGMLQPWFMVLAYGCTTPIGQAIGLATHTLYAPDSEFGLILVGTMNAISSGLLVFAALIELLAEDFLSDDSWATLRGRKRVAACFLVLFGAICMSLVGAWA